Proteins from a genomic interval of Candidatus Rubidus massiliensis:
- a CDS encoding Chlam_Verruc_Plancto small basic protein, with amino-acid sequence MSRHPSFGKANKGVTKRNVLKRFERINVLKKLGRWDAEKNKSVTGLPKTPVV; translated from the coding sequence ATGTCTAGACATCCAAGCTTTGGCAAAGCAAATAAAGGGGTTACAAAAAGAAACGTTTTAAAGCGTTTTGAAAGAATTAATGTTTTAAAAAAACTAGGCCGTTGGGACGCTGAAAAAAATAAAAGCGTAACAGGTCTCCCAAAAACACCTGTCGTTTAA
- the adh gene encoding Alcohol dehydrogenase, with amino-acid sequence MSKMRAVEVIGPNKAFRLVERDIPIPKDDEVLIKVEACGVCHSDSFTKEGSFPGIEYPRIPGHEVVGKIIELGSKVQDFKKGQKVGVGWFGGNCGFCSSCRRGDFITCKRLEITGVTRDGGYAEYMVAKANALALIPEELDTAEAAPLLCAGITTFNALRNSGAKPGDVVAVLGLGGLGHLAVQFAVKMGFKTIAIARGKDKEELAKNLGAFAYIDSEKNNPSEILNQYKGANVVISTITNSKAVEAVLDGLALNGKLVLVGASSDPLPISPLKFIMNVLSVRGWASGTAVDSEDTMNFCALTGVKSMNQYFPLEKYQEAYDLMMSGKARFRAILTMSKE; translated from the coding sequence ATGTCAAAAATGAGGGCGGTTGAAGTCATAGGTCCAAATAAGGCTTTTCGTTTGGTTGAAAGAGATATTCCAATCCCAAAAGATGACGAAGTATTAATAAAAGTTGAGGCTTGTGGGGTTTGTCATTCCGATTCTTTTACTAAAGAAGGATCATTTCCTGGAATTGAATATCCAAGGATTCCGGGTCATGAAGTGGTAGGAAAGATTATTGAATTAGGATCTAAAGTGCAAGATTTTAAGAAAGGACAAAAAGTTGGAGTTGGGTGGTTTGGAGGTAATTGTGGCTTTTGCTCATCTTGTAGACGAGGGGATTTTATAACATGTAAACGGCTAGAAATAACAGGAGTGACAAGAGATGGTGGGTATGCGGAATACATGGTAGCCAAAGCTAATGCATTAGCCTTAATACCCGAAGAATTAGATACGGCTGAAGCTGCGCCCCTTTTATGTGCTGGAATCACAACTTTTAATGCTTTGAGAAATAGTGGTGCAAAACCAGGTGACGTAGTAGCTGTCTTAGGTTTAGGAGGGCTTGGACATTTAGCCGTTCAATTTGCGGTTAAAATGGGTTTTAAAACTATTGCGATTGCAAGAGGAAAAGATAAAGAAGAATTAGCTAAAAATTTAGGAGCCTTTGCCTATATAGATAGTGAAAAAAATAATCCATCTGAAATCTTAAATCAATACAAGGGCGCAAATGTCGTCATCTCTACAATAACTAATTCTAAAGCCGTAGAAGCTGTATTAGATGGTTTAGCTTTAAACGGAAAACTCGTTCTAGTAGGGGCATCGAGCGACCCTCTTCCAATTTCCCCTTTAAAATTTATAATGAATGTGTTGAGTGTAAGGGGGTGGGCATCAGGTACAGCCGTCGATTCTGAAGATACGATGAATTTTTGTGCTCTAACAGGTGTTAAATCGATGAATCAATATTTTCCTTTAGAGAAGTATCAAGAAGCTTATGATTTAATGATGAGTGGTAAGGCAAGGTTTCGAGCTATCTTAACTATGAGCAAAGAGTAA
- the alsT_3 gene encoding Amino-acid carrier protein AlsT yields MTSYFFHLLELADTFFWGYIGFALIACLGIYLTISTNFFQIRAIPSVFKTFIGFLRQQSQSERGVDPIKIFFASVGGMIGIGNIVGITTAIQLGGPGALFWVWVTGIIGSLVKYSEVYLGLKYRVPNDKGGYDGGPMYFLRQAFDYRFVSVAVCFMLCIYGIEPYQFAVITDTLSTNWNLNRYFVIITLLSLVLYAGSGGVPRVAKICSRVLPFFMIAYVSMSLWVILHHTLEIPQILLNVFTSAFTGHAAIGGFVGSTMILAIKNGLSSAAYSGDIGVGYDSIIQSESKTIYPERQARLAILGVWLDNLICTMSILVVLTTGIWKNTYVEGSMLVQNALSEYFPFMHIFMPTLLFIVGYSTLIAYFCVGLKCSHYLHPRYGKPLFYLYGVFTLVFFSFHDQTKALLLMRLVGALLLITNLVGIFFLRDKVAYTLEEEYAPSLEERT; encoded by the coding sequence ATGACATCCTATTTTTTTCATTTATTAGAATTAGCCGATACGTTTTTTTGGGGCTACATTGGCTTTGCCCTTATCGCGTGTCTTGGCATCTACTTGACAATTTCCACTAATTTTTTCCAAATTAGAGCGATACCTTCAGTTTTTAAAACGTTTATAGGATTTTTAAGACAACAGTCCCAATCAGAAAGGGGCGTAGATCCTATAAAAATTTTCTTTGCATCTGTTGGGGGGATGATTGGAATTGGCAATATAGTTGGAATAACTACAGCTATCCAATTGGGTGGTCCCGGAGCTTTATTTTGGGTTTGGGTAACAGGGATTATTGGATCTTTAGTAAAATATTCGGAAGTGTATTTAGGGTTAAAGTATCGCGTGCCCAATGATAAGGGTGGTTATGATGGAGGCCCAATGTATTTTTTACGTCAGGCTTTCGATTATCGCTTTGTATCAGTAGCTGTTTGTTTTATGTTATGTATCTACGGCATTGAACCCTATCAATTTGCCGTTATAACCGACACATTAAGCACAAATTGGAATCTCAATCGTTATTTTGTAATAATTACTTTACTATCACTTGTCTTATATGCAGGTAGCGGGGGAGTCCCAAGAGTTGCTAAAATTTGTAGCCGTGTTTTACCATTTTTTATGATCGCTTATGTGAGTATGAGCTTGTGGGTAATTCTACATCATACTTTAGAAATTCCTCAAATCTTACTGAACGTGTTTACTTCGGCTTTTACGGGTCACGCAGCTATTGGAGGATTTGTAGGAAGTACAATGATTTTAGCTATAAAAAATGGCTTATCAAGTGCGGCATATTCAGGTGATATTGGGGTGGGCTATGACTCTATAATTCAAAGTGAGTCTAAAACTATTTATCCAGAGCGACAAGCTCGCCTAGCAATTTTGGGTGTATGGTTAGATAATCTAATCTGTACGATGAGTATACTTGTCGTTTTAACAACCGGAATTTGGAAAAACACTTATGTAGAAGGATCTATGTTAGTGCAAAATGCTTTAAGTGAATATTTTCCCTTTATGCATATTTTTATGCCAACCCTGCTTTTTATTGTTGGATATAGTACTTTAATTGCCTATTTTTGCGTGGGATTAAAGTGCTCTCACTACCTTCATCCAAGATATGGTAAACCACTTTTTTACCTTTACGGAGTATTTACTTTAGTTTTCTTTTCCTTTCACGATCAAACGAAAGCATTGCTTTTGATGCGGTTAGTAGGAGCTTTACTTTTAATAACAAACTTAGTGGGTATTTTCTTTTTAAGGGATAAAGTAGCTTACACTTTAGAAGAAGAGTACGCGCCAAGTTTAGAAGAGAGAACTTAA
- the msrB gene encoding Peptide methionine sulfoxide reductase MsrB translates to MKEKSDQDWKKSLTPEQYEVLRNKGTEKAFTGKYYKLKENGQYNCAACGNPLFSSDAKYESGTGWPSFWEPIESNAVSYNEDFDLLYKRVEVLCSKCHSHLGHVFEDGPEPTHKRYCMNSIALDFKPQ, encoded by the coding sequence ATGAAAGAAAAAAGCGACCAAGACTGGAAAAAATCACTAACCCCTGAACAATATGAAGTCTTGAGAAACAAGGGTACGGAAAAAGCCTTCACTGGAAAATATTATAAGCTAAAAGAAAATGGTCAATATAATTGCGCTGCCTGTGGAAATCCTTTATTTTCCTCAGATGCTAAGTATGAATCAGGGACAGGTTGGCCAAGTTTTTGGGAACCTATAGAGAGCAATGCTGTTTCTTATAACGAAGATTTTGATTTATTATATAAAAGAGTCGAAGTTTTATGTAGCAAATGTCACTCTCATCTAGGTCACGTCTTTGAGGATGGACCTGAGCCCACCCATAAAAGATACTGTATGAACTCTATTGCTTTAGATTTCAAACCGCAATAG
- the sucD_2 gene encoding Succinyl-CoA ligase [ADP-forming] subunit alpha — protein MENQFWTDPSQNYIERYPRPLDAIFLPKTIAVIGAKDEFGTVGRTIMLNLTTGGYKGKIYPVNPKRKEVIGITCYSSLKEVPEPIDLCIIITPAKTVPGIIRECVQTNVKSVIIISAGFKEFGAEGEQLEREVLKESQGKIPIIGPNCLGVMNPLIGLNATFAKGMALPGNIAFISQSGAMCSAVLDWSLQEKIGFSSFVSIGSMADVNWGDLIDYLGGDPSTHSILMYMESIGDARSFLSAAREIALEKPIIIIKPGRSAEAAKAAASHTGSLAGSDEVLDMALQRVGVLRVDTISQLFNMASVLGRQPRPKGPNLTIITNAGGPSVLATDATVLNGAKLSPLERETIDKLETFLPPAWSHANPVDILGDASASRYLETLEVLAKDNSTDGLLVILSPQDMTDPIGVAEGLRGFSKLKDKPVLTSWMGGSFVKKGIEILNQANIPTFEYPDDAAWSFATMWKYAENLKRLYETPLVKNNEGKFSHNSALAKEIIEKVKLENRTLLTEFESKKLLSYYGIPIVETKIATTIDEAIQYADEIGYPIVMKLHSETITHKSDVGGVKLNIVNRQDVEKNFKEIQGNILTKFTEKDFQGVTIQKMIKLEGIELIIGSIVDPQFGPVLLFGAGGIFVEVFKDKALGLPPLNTNLVKHMINKTKISHALEGIRGKKGIDMVFLEKILINFSQMIVENPWIKECDINPLLASADGIIALDARIVLHPLDTPKNKLPLPALRPYPVEYVFYDKTKEQKDVTIRPIRPEDEAMMVEFHKKLSENTVRQRYFAFLSLNDRIAHERLIRICLNDFDREIAIVAIIDDQIVGVARLARLIGTDIADLKLTIVDEYQNKGIGELLLTHILEIAKQENVKQIDARILSENIGMIYLVQKKGFQLYPEEEDRIMHAILTI, from the coding sequence ATGGAAAATCAATTTTGGACGGACCCTTCTCAAAACTATATCGAAAGATATCCACGCCCCTTAGACGCTATTTTTTTACCTAAAACTATTGCCGTAATTGGCGCCAAAGATGAATTTGGAACGGTTGGCCGAACTATCATGCTTAATTTGACTACAGGAGGATATAAGGGGAAAATTTATCCAGTTAATCCTAAGAGAAAAGAAGTAATTGGCATTACCTGTTATTCCAGTTTAAAGGAAGTTCCAGAACCCATTGACCTTTGTATAATCATAACTCCTGCAAAAACTGTACCTGGTATCATAAGAGAATGTGTGCAAACCAATGTAAAATCAGTCATTATTATCTCTGCTGGTTTTAAAGAATTTGGAGCAGAAGGGGAACAACTAGAAAGGGAAGTATTAAAAGAATCACAAGGTAAAATACCAATCATCGGTCCCAATTGTTTAGGGGTTATGAACCCATTAATAGGATTAAATGCAACTTTTGCTAAAGGAATGGCCTTACCTGGTAATATCGCTTTTATAAGTCAGTCTGGAGCTATGTGTAGCGCAGTTTTGGATTGGAGTTTGCAAGAGAAAATAGGATTTAGTTCGTTTGTTTCCATAGGATCTATGGCAGATGTAAATTGGGGAGATTTGATTGATTATCTAGGCGGTGATCCTTCAACCCATAGCATCTTAATGTATATGGAATCAATCGGTGATGCGCGTTCTTTTTTAAGTGCAGCTCGAGAAATTGCTTTAGAAAAACCAATAATAATTATAAAACCTGGAAGATCAGCTGAAGCTGCTAAAGCTGCAGCGTCCCACACAGGATCACTTGCTGGAAGTGATGAAGTCTTGGACATGGCGTTACAAAGAGTTGGGGTTTTACGAGTTGACACCATTTCCCAATTATTTAATATGGCCTCTGTCCTTGGTCGACAACCAAGGCCTAAGGGACCTAATTTAACCATTATTACAAATGCCGGAGGTCCGTCTGTTTTAGCAACGGATGCAACAGTCTTAAATGGTGCTAAGTTATCTCCGCTTGAAAGGGAAACTATAGATAAATTAGAAACCTTTTTACCACCCGCTTGGAGTCACGCCAATCCTGTTGATATTTTAGGTGATGCTTCCGCTAGTAGATATCTAGAAACTTTAGAAGTCTTAGCAAAAGATAATTCTACAGATGGTCTATTAGTTATTTTATCTCCTCAAGACATGACAGATCCCATTGGAGTTGCTGAAGGTTTAAGAGGTTTTTCTAAGTTAAAAGATAAACCAGTTCTTACGAGTTGGATGGGGGGATCTTTTGTAAAAAAAGGGATAGAAATATTAAATCAAGCCAATATTCCAACCTTCGAATATCCAGATGATGCTGCTTGGAGCTTTGCAACCATGTGGAAGTATGCAGAAAACCTTAAAAGGTTATATGAAACTCCTTTAGTCAAAAATAATGAAGGAAAGTTTTCCCACAATAGTGCTTTAGCAAAAGAAATTATTGAAAAGGTGAAGCTTGAGAATCGAACCTTATTGACGGAATTTGAATCTAAAAAATTGTTATCTTATTATGGCATACCAATTGTTGAAACTAAAATAGCCACAACTATCGATGAAGCTATTCAATATGCGGATGAAATTGGTTATCCCATCGTTATGAAACTCCATTCCGAAACTATAACCCATAAATCTGATGTGGGTGGAGTAAAGCTGAATATAGTTAATAGGCAAGATGTTGAAAAAAATTTTAAAGAAATACAAGGAAATATCTTAACAAAATTTACTGAAAAAGATTTTCAAGGGGTCACTATTCAAAAAATGATAAAATTAGAAGGAATAGAGCTCATAATAGGGAGTATCGTCGATCCTCAGTTTGGCCCGGTTTTATTATTTGGTGCAGGTGGGATTTTTGTTGAAGTATTTAAAGATAAAGCTTTGGGGTTGCCACCGCTAAATACCAATCTTGTAAAGCATATGATTAACAAAACTAAGATTTCCCATGCGCTTGAAGGTATTCGTGGTAAAAAGGGGATAGACATGGTGTTTTTAGAGAAAATTTTAATAAATTTCTCTCAAATGATTGTTGAAAACCCATGGATAAAAGAATGTGATATTAACCCTTTACTAGCCTCAGCAGATGGTATCATAGCCCTAGATGCGAGAATTGTTTTACATCCTTTAGATACACCTAAAAATAAATTGCCTTTACCAGCTTTGAGGCCATATCCTGTTGAATATGTTTTTTATGATAAAACAAAAGAGCAAAAAGACGTTACCATAAGACCAATTCGCCCAGAAGATGAAGCTATGATGGTAGAATTTCATAAAAAATTATCAGAAAATACAGTTAGGCAAAGGTATTTTGCTTTCTTAAGTTTAAATGACAGAATAGCTCATGAAAGGTTAATACGAATTTGTTTAAACGACTTTGATAGAGAGATTGCAATAGTTGCCATTATAGATGACCAAATTGTCGGTGTGGCAAGACTTGCACGTCTTATAGGAACAGATATAGCTGATTTAAAACTCACCATTGTCGACGAATATCAAAATAAAGGAATAGGTGAGCTTTTATTAACTCATATTTTAGAGATTGCAAAACAAGAAAATGTAAAACAGATTGATGCCCGAATATTATCCGAAAATATTGGTATGATTTATTTAGTACAAAAGAAAGGATTTCAATTATATCCTGAAGAGGAAGATAGAATCATGCATGCCATTTTAACGATATAA
- the pgcA gene encoding Phosphoglucomutase, which yields MTLKNSYPLDASTKKNVNLWLEGDYDEKTKQEILKLLETNPKEITDSFYTTLTFGTGGLRGIMGVGTNRMNNYTVRAATQGLANYINKQQIDNPSVFIGYDSRKHSKTFAEESAKVLAANGIKAYLCKDLRPTPFVSFGVRDYHCTAGIMVTASHNPANYNGYKVYWNDGAQVLPPHDSGIIEEVKKIVDPKFVKITNSLDDDLIKMVGQELDQKYIDCLSKLPLYPNLNQENGKQLKIVYTSLYGTGITLLPQVLINWGFNNLHYVQEQIVPNGDFPTTPYPNPEEKKALELGINLLQKQEADLLIATDPDADRVGVAVRNKGEVQTLTGNEMIVICLDHICNALVENKQMPLHAAFIKSVVTTELFQAICNHYQKPCFNVLTGFKYIAEKIREWDETKEYTYVFGGEESYGFLYGTQVRDKDAIISSAIICEAALKAKLEGKTLVDLLQNIWKKYGMYTEKLLSVNFPETKEGKEKMAKSMQLLEQKPPLVINNTEVAVLENYLTGIRINLKTQQKEGIASEKSDLLIFWLTDGTKLMVRPSGTEPKIKIYVGVVNPKFHDVEEAKTQNLKKADEYLYKMKEILLS from the coding sequence ATGACTTTAAAAAATTCCTACCCGCTAGATGCTAGTACCAAAAAGAATGTAAATCTCTGGTTAGAAGGCGATTATGATGAAAAAACTAAGCAAGAGATTTTGAAACTTTTAGAAACTAACCCCAAAGAAATAACAGATAGCTTTTATACTACTTTAACCTTTGGCACAGGGGGCCTTAGAGGCATCATGGGTGTTGGTACAAATCGAATGAATAACTACACTGTTCGAGCTGCCACACAAGGGTTAGCTAATTATATTAACAAACAGCAAATTGATAATCCTTCTGTTTTTATTGGTTACGACTCAAGAAAACATTCCAAAACTTTTGCTGAAGAATCGGCTAAAGTTTTAGCTGCAAATGGTATCAAAGCTTACCTTTGTAAAGATTTAAGACCAACACCCTTTGTTTCATTTGGGGTACGAGATTATCATTGCACAGCTGGAATTATGGTAACCGCTTCTCACAACCCTGCTAACTACAATGGTTACAAAGTGTATTGGAATGATGGAGCCCAAGTACTCCCTCCACATGATAGTGGGATAATCGAAGAAGTTAAAAAAATTGTTGATCCCAAATTTGTTAAAATAACTAATTCTTTAGACGATGATCTCATTAAAATGGTTGGTCAAGAACTAGATCAAAAATATATCGACTGTTTGAGTAAACTTCCTTTATATCCAAATCTTAATCAAGAAAACGGTAAGCAATTAAAAATTGTTTACACAAGTTTATATGGAACTGGCATAACTCTTTTGCCTCAAGTATTAATTAATTGGGGTTTTAATAATCTTCATTATGTACAAGAACAAATTGTGCCAAATGGAGATTTTCCAACAACACCTTACCCTAATCCAGAAGAAAAAAAGGCATTAGAACTTGGTATAAACTTATTACAAAAGCAAGAGGCCGATTTGTTAATTGCTACCGACCCAGACGCAGACCGTGTCGGTGTTGCAGTAAGAAATAAAGGAGAAGTGCAAACGTTGACTGGAAATGAAATGATTGTTATTTGTTTAGACCATATCTGCAACGCGTTAGTTGAAAATAAGCAAATGCCTCTACACGCTGCCTTTATTAAATCAGTTGTGACAACAGAGCTTTTCCAAGCTATTTGTAACCATTACCAAAAACCCTGTTTTAATGTCCTTACCGGTTTTAAATATATTGCTGAAAAAATCAGAGAGTGGGATGAAACGAAAGAATATACCTACGTGTTTGGCGGTGAAGAATCTTATGGCTTTTTATACGGCACACAAGTTAGAGATAAAGACGCTATTATTTCCTCCGCGATTATATGTGAGGCTGCCTTGAAAGCTAAATTAGAAGGCAAAACTTTAGTTGATCTACTTCAAAATATTTGGAAAAAATATGGTATGTATACTGAGAAGCTATTGTCTGTGAATTTCCCTGAAACAAAAGAGGGAAAAGAAAAAATGGCTAAAAGTATGCAATTATTAGAACAAAAACCTCCGTTAGTGATTAATAATACTGAAGTTGCCGTCTTAGAAAATTATTTAACAGGAATTAGAATAAATTTAAAAACGCAACAAAAAGAAGGCATAGCATCAGAAAAATCAGATTTGTTAATTTTTTGGCTTACTGATGGAACGAAACTAATGGTTCGGCCATCTGGAACTGAACCTAAAATTAAAATCTACGTTGGTGTAGTAAATCCAAAATTTCACGATGTAGAAGAAGCTAAAACACAGAATTTAAAAAAAGCTGATGAATATCTATATAAAATGAAAGAAATCTTGCTGTCTTAA
- the ylxH gene encoding Flagellum site-determining protein YlxH, translating into MTNAFFAKQVFLIGSGKGGVGKSTVAVNLSVACARQGLRVGLLDADIYGPSIPIMMGLRSLSPCIQIDKTGLERIIPFAKFGIRVISMGFFLEESRSMTLRGPALHTALEKMIKGVEWGELDVLIVDLPPGTGDIPISLSKLIPIDGALIVSTPQEVAMLDAMKAINAFYQLEIPINGVIENMGGFTVPGTNQVFHIFGEGKAKELADRFDVPFLGSIPLIPAIRTGCDEGYPAAYHMGNDHAGQFFHLIASTFINENIAKLSSERK; encoded by the coding sequence ATGACAAATGCTTTTTTTGCAAAACAAGTTTTTCTAATAGGTTCTGGAAAAGGAGGCGTTGGCAAATCAACTGTTGCTGTTAATTTATCTGTAGCTTGCGCTAGGCAAGGTTTAAGAGTTGGTTTATTAGATGCGGACATTTATGGTCCATCTATTCCAATTATGATGGGTCTTAGAAGTTTATCTCCTTGTATTCAAATAGATAAAACAGGTCTAGAGAGGATAATACCTTTTGCCAAATTTGGCATACGAGTTATCTCTATGGGATTTTTTTTAGAAGAATCTCGTTCTATGACTCTGCGAGGTCCAGCGTTGCATACCGCTTTAGAAAAAATGATTAAAGGTGTTGAATGGGGTGAATTAGATGTGTTGATCGTTGATTTACCGCCTGGAACCGGTGACATTCCCATTTCTTTATCAAAATTAATTCCAATAGATGGCGCCCTCATAGTATCTACTCCTCAAGAAGTTGCTATGTTGGATGCAATGAAAGCGATTAATGCGTTTTATCAGCTTGAGATTCCCATTAACGGCGTTATAGAAAATATGGGAGGATTTACAGTTCCAGGGACCAATCAAGTCTTTCATATATTCGGAGAAGGAAAAGCTAAAGAATTAGCTGATAGATTTGATGTACCCTTTTTAGGAAGCATCCCTTTAATTCCAGCTATTAGAACAGGTTGTGATGAAGGCTATCCTGCTGCCTATCATATGGGTAATGATCATGCAGGTCAGTTTTTCCACTTAATTGCTTCCACATTTATAAATGAAAACATTGCTAAATTATCTAGCGAACGAAAATAG
- a CDS encoding Flagellin N-methylase, translating to MSKLEVLKKDPWYKDGLSFNCTGCGKCCTGFPGFVWVNEAEIHAMANFLKLTIDDFSKKYLRLIDGKLSLKEILPNYDCVFLDNNKCTIYPVRPTQCKTYPWWPQNLQSPSNWENEKKYCEGIDSCAPTVSLKVIEEQLQNHIDGTK from the coding sequence ATGTCAAAATTAGAAGTTTTAAAAAAAGATCCATGGTATAAAGACGGCCTTTCTTTTAATTGCACAGGCTGTGGCAAATGTTGTACAGGTTTTCCAGGCTTTGTATGGGTCAATGAAGCTGAAATCCATGCTATGGCAAACTTCTTAAAACTAACTATTGATGATTTTTCAAAAAAATATTTACGATTAATAGATGGTAAACTTTCCTTAAAAGAAATTTTACCAAACTATGACTGTGTTTTTTTAGATAATAACAAATGTACCATTTATCCGGTAAGGCCAACACAATGTAAAACTTATCCATGGTGGCCCCAAAACCTACAATCACCCTCTAATTGGGAAAATGAAAAAAAATATTGTGAAGGAATTGACAGTTGTGCACCTACAGTTTCTTTAAAAGTTATTGAGGAACAACTACAAAATCATATCGATGGTACAAAATGA
- a CDS encoding Na+-dependent transporters of the SNF family protein has translation MQKQREHWSSGIGFILAAAGSAIGLGTLWKFPYVTGENGGGLFVLIYIVCIFLIGFPVFIAELVLGRAAQRGAVGVFASLSNNSTLWKTPGWLGVAASFLIMSYYSVLAGWGLNYVVMSLNQSYLDRSPQQIAQIFETLASSGDITLFWHFLFMALTVTVVYAGIRQGIEYWSKFMTSALFLLLLALVAYTITLDGFKDAINFIFYPDVSKFKPSGVLEALGLAFFTLSLGQGVMLTYGSYMRKSEDIPGTAVIIAIMIIFVSLMAGLVIFPIIFTFGFQPQAGPGLVFKTLPLLFSKLPGALIISTAFFILFVFTALTSAVALVEVCVANFMDLLGWTRKKAVLVTGISCFIFGIPSALAKSNTLFANWGLIYGKSFFDTVDSLVSWWILPIGGLMTAIYAGWFIDKELLASEFGSGTKYKWLWRPWLFFIRYISPVAIGLIILQQSGVINIDNLFISK, from the coding sequence ATGCAAAAGCAAAGAGAGCATTGGAGTTCTGGGATTGGGTTTATTTTGGCTGCTGCTGGTTCAGCCATCGGTCTTGGTACTTTATGGAAGTTTCCATATGTTACTGGTGAAAATGGTGGGGGACTTTTTGTACTAATTTATATTGTTTGTATCTTTTTAATTGGTTTCCCTGTTTTTATTGCTGAATTAGTTTTAGGTCGAGCTGCTCAACGAGGTGCTGTTGGCGTTTTTGCTTCTTTGTCAAATAACTCAACGCTTTGGAAAACACCGGGATGGCTAGGGGTTGCGGCTTCCTTTCTTATCATGTCCTATTACAGTGTTTTAGCAGGCTGGGGATTAAATTATGTCGTAATGTCTTTAAATCAATCATATTTAGATAGATCTCCCCAACAAATAGCCCAAATTTTTGAGACCTTAGCTTCTTCTGGCGATATAACTTTATTTTGGCATTTTTTATTCATGGCATTAACGGTGACCGTTGTTTATGCAGGTATTCGACAAGGGATCGAATATTGGAGCAAGTTTATGACAAGCGCATTGTTTTTGCTCTTATTAGCTCTTGTTGCCTACACAATAACTTTAGATGGTTTTAAAGACGCTATAAACTTTATTTTTTATCCAGATGTTTCCAAATTCAAACCTTCCGGTGTTTTAGAGGCCTTAGGTCTTGCATTTTTCACATTAAGTTTAGGGCAAGGTGTCATGCTAACCTATGGTAGCTATATGAGAAAAAGTGAGGATATTCCGGGTACTGCTGTTATTATTGCTATAATGATAATTTTCGTTTCTTTAATGGCAGGACTAGTTATTTTTCCTATTATTTTCACTTTTGGATTTCAGCCACAAGCAGGTCCGGGACTTGTATTTAAAACATTACCATTGCTATTTTCTAAGCTGCCAGGAGCTTTGATCATTTCAACAGCTTTTTTTATTTTATTTGTTTTTACAGCATTAACTTCAGCTGTAGCGCTAGTAGAAGTTTGCGTGGCAAATTTTATGGATTTACTTGGTTGGACACGTAAAAAAGCAGTTTTGGTAACAGGTATTTCTTGTTTTATTTTTGGAATTCCAAGTGCTTTAGCTAAATCAAATACTCTTTTTGCTAATTGGGGTTTGATTTACGGAAAATCGTTTTTTGATACGGTCGATAGCTTAGTCTCTTGGTGGATTCTGCCAATTGGTGGGTTAATGACAGCTATTTATGCAGGCTGGTTTATCGATAAAGAACTATTAGCTAGTGAATTTGGTTCTGGCACCAAGTATAAATGGCTTTGGAGACCTTGGTTGTTTTTTATTCGTTATATTTCGCCTGTAGCGATTGGTTTAATTATACTTCAACAAAGTGGCGTCATTAATATAGATAACTTGTTTATCTCCAAATAA